One genomic segment of Penaeus chinensis breed Huanghai No. 1 chromosome 24, ASM1920278v2, whole genome shotgun sequence includes these proteins:
- the LOC125038027 gene encoding loricrin-like, with protein sequence MSILGRVLYSWRTSHTDTVPSTANKRRSWRLILVCFKKPNGPKILAQSPTMKLLVTSLCIVLVRGAPDGYGSGGGGSSGGGGFSGGGGFSGGGGFSGGGGFSGGGGFSGGGGSGGGGSGYGGGGCNAGEVLHVDGSCVVPIISRNVFVYDAPEQKEESGPPPSIPPPRIDHNILFVRVPEKGAAPEPIIVPPPRQQSVVYVLNKDDGGGGQQVIEVTAPPPSNPEVYFVNYAEGDNPQLPIGVDLQTALQAAANGGGQVIGGGGGAGGFGGGSGGGFGGGSGGGFGGGFGGGSGGGFGGGSGGGFGGGSGSGSGGGFGGGSGGGSGLGGNYSPPAPSSVYSGP encoded by the exons ATGAGTATTCTTGGTCGAGTTTTGTATTCTTGGAGAACTTCTCATACGGACACCGTCCCTAGCACGGCCAATAAAAGGAGGTCGTGGCGACTCATTCTTGTGTGTTTCAAGAAGCCGAACGGTCCG AAAATATTG GCACAGTCACCCACCATGAAGCTTCTG GTCACTTCACTCTGTATCGTCCTTGTGAGGGGGGCACCCGATGGATacggaagtggtggtggtggctcTTCGGGCGGTGGAGGAttctcaggaggaggaggattttccgGTGGTGGAGGATTTTCCGGTGGAGGAGGATTCTCTGGTGGTGGAGGATTCTCtggaggtggaggtagtggtggtggaggatctggatatggaggaggaggatgcaatgCGGGAGAGGTTCTTCATGTTGATGGCTCCTGTGTCGTTCCCATAATCTCACGGAACGTATTTGTCTATGATGCTCccgaacagaaagaagaaagcggGCCACCGCCAAGTATTCCTCCACCAAGAATCGACCACAATATCCTATTTGTTCGCGTTCCCGAGAAGGGAGCAGCGCCTGAGCCAATCATCGTTCCTCCACCAAGGCAACAGAGCGTGGTGTACGTTCTGAATAAggacgatggaggaggaggacagcaAGTGATCGAAGTGACAGCTCCTCCACCGTCCAACCCTGAGGTTTACTTCGTCAACTATGCTGAAGGTGATAACCCTCAACTGCCTATTGGAGTTGATCTCCAGACTGCTCTCCAAGCGGCTGCCAACGGCGGAGGACAAGTTatcggcggaggcggcggagcaGGTGGATTTGGCGGCGGTTCTGGTGGCGGATTTGGCGGTGGTTCCGGCGGAGGATTTGGCGGTGGTTTCGGTGGAGGTTCCGGCGGCGGATTTGGCGGTGGTTCCGGCGGTGGATTTGGCGGTGGTTCAGGCAGTGGTTCCGGCGGTGGATTTGGCGGTGGTTCAGGCGGTGGTAGTGGGCTTGGCGGTAACTATAGTCCTCCAGCTCCCTCAAGTGTATATTCTGGTCCCTAA
- the LOC125038028 gene encoding ATP-dependent RNA helicase A-like, whose product MKLLITSLFIVFAGAAPDGYGSGGGGGGGFSGGGGFSSGGGGGFSGGGGGFSGGGFSGGGGFSGSGGFSGGGGSGGGSGYGGGGCNAGEVLHVDGSCVVPIISRNVFVYDAPEQQEESGPPPSIPPPRIDHNILFVRVPEKGAAPEPIIVPPPRQQSVVYVLNKDDGGGGQQVIEVTAPPPSNPEVYFVNYAEGDNPQLPIGVDLQTALQAAANGGGQVIGGGSGGGFGGGSGGGFGGGSGGGFGGGSGGGFGGGSGGGFGGGSGGGFGGGSGGGFGGGSGGGSGGGFGGGSGGGSGGGFGGGSGGGLGGSYSPPAPSNAYSTP is encoded by the exons ATGAAGCTTCTG ATCACCTCACTTTTCATCGTTTTTGCGGGGGCGGCACCCGATGGAtacggaagtggaggtggaggtggaggaggattctCTGGTGGTGGAGGTTTCTccagtggaggaggtggaggattctccggaggaggtggaggattttCTGGAGGTGGATTTTCCGGTGGTGGAGGATTCTCTGGAAGTGGAGGATTCTCAGGcggtggaggtagtggtggaggatctggatatggaggaggaggatgcaatgCGGGAGAAGTTCTTCATGTTGACGGCTCCTGTGTCGTTCCCATAATCTCACGGAACGTATTTGTCTATGACGCACCCGAACAGCAAGAAGAAAGCGGTCCACCGCCAAGTATTCCTCCACCAAGAATCGACCACAATATCCTATTTGTCCGCGTTCCTGAGAAGGGAGCAGCACCTGAGCCAATCATCGTTCCTCCACCAAGGCAACAGAGCGTGGTGTACGTCCTGAACAAggacgatggaggaggaggacagcaAGTGATCGAAGTGACAGCTCCTCCACCGTCCAACCCTGAGGTTTACTTTGTCAACTATGCTGAAGGAGATAACCCTCAACTGCCTATTGGAGTTGATCTCCAGACTGCTCTCCAAGCGGCTGCCAACGGCGGAGGACAAGTCATCGGCGGAGGTTCAGGAGGCGGATTTGGCGGTGGTTCTGGTGGCGGATTTGGCGGTGGTTCCGGCGGCGGATTTGGCGGTGGTTCCGGCGGCGGATTTGGCGGTGGTTCCGGCGGCGGATTTGGCGGTGGTTCCGGCGGCGGATTTGGCGGTGGTTCCGGCGGCGGATTTGGCGGTGGATCCGGCGGTGGATCCGGCGGTGGATTTGGCGGTGGTTCTGGTGGCGGTTCCGGTGGTGGATTTGGCGGAGGTTCAGGTGGTGGTCTTGGTGGTAGCTATAGCCCTCCAGCCCCTTCAAACGCCTATTCTACACCATAA
- the LOC125038029 gene encoding keratin, type I cytoskeletal 9-like, protein MKILVTSLFIAVAGAVPEGYSSGGGGLSGSGTGGFSGGGFSGSGTGGFSGGGGFSGGGGSGYGGGGGCNAGEVLHVDGSCVVPIISRNVFVYDAPEQQEESGPSPNVPPPRIDHNILFVRVPEKGAAPEPIIVRPPRQQSVVYVLNKDDGGGGQQVIEVTVPPPSNPEVYFVNYAEGDNPQLPIGVDLQTALQAAANGGGQVIGGGGAGGFGGGSSSGFGGGSGGGFGGGSGGGFGSGSGGGFGGGSGGGFSGGSGGGFGSGSGGGFGSSSAGNGLGGGYSPPAPSNAYSTP, encoded by the exons ATGAAGATTCTG GTTACTTCACTATTCATCGCTGTAGCGGGTGCGGTACCTGAAGGATACAGTAGTGGCGGCGGAGGACTCTCTGGAAGTGGTACCGGTGGATTTTCTGGAGGAGGATTCTCTGGAAGTGGTACCGGTGGATTTTCTGGAGGCGGTGGATTTTCTGGCGGTGGAGGAtctggatatggaggaggaggaggatgcaatgCGGGAGAAGTTCTTCATGTTGACGGTTCTTGTGTCGTTCCCATAATTTCACGGAACGTATTTGTCTATGACGCTCCCGAACAGCAAGAAGAAAGTGGTCCATCGCCAAATGTTCCTCCACCAAGAATCGACCACAATATCCTATTTGTCCGCGTTCCTGAGAAGGGAGCAGCACCTGAGCCAATCATCGTTCGTCCACCAAGGCAACAGAGCGTGGTGTACGTCCTGAACAAGGACGATGGAGGAGGGGGACAGCAAGTGATCGAAGTGACAGTTCCTCCACCGTCCAACCCTGAGGTTTACTTCGTCAACTATGCTGAAGGAGATAACCCTCAACTGCCTATTGGAGTTGATCTCCAGACTGCTCTTCAAGCGGCTGCCAACGGCGGAGGACAAGTCATCGGCGGAGGCGGAGCAGGCGGATTTGGTGGCGGATCTAGTAGTGGATTTGGAGGTGGTTCCGGTGGCGGATTTGGCGGTGGTTCCGGAGGTGGATTCGGCAGCGGTTCAGGAGGCGGATTTGGCGGTGGTTCCGGTGGTGGATTTAGCGGTGGCTCCGGAGGTGGATTCGGCAGCGGTTCAGGAGGCGGATTTGGCAGTAGTTCCGCTGGTAACGGCCTTGGTGGTGGCTACAGTCCTCCAGCACCTTCAAATGCCTATTCTACGCCATAG